The nucleotide window CCGGCAGCCGGGGTGTCGGTCCGGGGGAAGAGGCGTACGGCGTCGAGGTCGGTGTCCGCGCCGAGGTCGATCTCCACCCACACCGGGTTCGCGCCGACGTCCGCGGAGGAGAACTCGTTGCTGGTGTAGCCCCTCGCACCACTCACGCTGGTGAGGATGCCGTCGGTCAGCCGGTTCCTGCCCCAGTTGCTGTTCTCCAGGCTGTTGTTGCTGGTGACCGTCCGGCCCAGGGCCAGGTTGTCGAGGCGGCCGGTGCCCGTCGCCGTGAACGTCCACGTGCCCGGCTGGACCTTGAAGTAGACGTACGAGGAGTCCTTGCCGTCATAGCTCAGACCGCTGACGCCGCCGGTGGAGGAGCCGCCGGTGAAGACGGTGGTGTCGTTTGCCTTGATGACAGGCTGCGATCCGCCGTAGGTGGGCACGCCCACTCGAGCGGTCGTTCCGCTCGGCGAGGTGAGCGTCAGCGTGACCTTGGTTCCGTCACGGACAATGCCGAAGCGGATGTCACCCTCGATGGTGGGCGTCACCGTGTTGATCTTCGTGAGGGTGCCGGTCTGCGGGATGACCTCGTACGTCTCCCAGCCCGCCTTGGTGGGGCGGACACCGGCGGCGTAGGCGGACAGCGCGTACAGCGGGCCGCCGTTCCACGCGTGGTTGTCGGTACCCGCGTTCTTGTCCCACACCTCCCACAGCGTGTGGCAGGCGGGGTCGGCGACCTGGGCGGCGAAGCGGTTGCGCATCCGCTCCTCGGCGACGGTGGCCGCGCCCATCAGATACAGCGCCTCCAGGACGTAGAACTCCATGTACGGGCTGGCGTTGAGGTGCGTACGCAGCACCTCCGTCACCGCCCGGTGGCGGGAGGCGGGGGCCAGGCCCGCGACGACCGCGAGGGCGTTGCCGCGGTCGTCGGTGTCGCCGTTGTAGCCGGGCGAGCGGTACTCGTTCTTCGAGGAGTTCCACAGGACGCGGTCGAAATTGGCCTTGACGCTGTCCCGCTGGGCCTTCCACCCGGCCACGTCCCCGCTGTTGCCGCTGAGGTCGGCGAGCTTGGCGGCGGTGTCCAGGGCCAGGTAGTACCAGCAGTTGTCCAGGACACGGGCGTCGATGTTGGAGCCCCAGTCCTCCCAGTCCCAGTCCCCCGCACGGTGGTTGACCAGGCCGTCGCTGTCCAGGCTCCACAGGTTCAGGTACTTCTTCACCGCCGGGTAGGCGACGGTGACGGCGTCGGCGTTGCCGGTGTAGAGGTAGTACGTCCAGAACGACCACACCGAGGCGAGCATCTGGGTGGGCAGTTCGGCGGTCCAGATCGTCGAGGGAACCGGGGAGTACAGCGCCCCGCTGGACTTCTGCCAGGCCGCGAGTTGCGCGATGGCCTTCTCGCCGAGGGCGTGGGACTTGGTGTCGAAGGTGTAGAAGCCCTCCTTGAGCTGGTTGACCACATCGCCCCACCACTGGGCGCGCTCGCGGGTGGGGCAGTCCATGTAGTTGTCGCGCATGTTGACGTACATGGTGCGGGCGGCCTTGGTCCACAAGGTGTCCAGGAAGGCGTCACTGCTGCTGAACGACCCGGCGAAGTCCGTGTCGTAGCCGGACTCCCGGTACTTCAGCTCCAGGATCGTCACAGTGGCCGGAATCGTGTACCGCACGGCCGTGCCGCTCATCCACGCCAACGACTCGAACTCCTGCACCCCGCCGGCGCAGACGTAGGTGGCGCGCATGTTGAAGCCGGTGCCGGGCTCGATGCCCGTCAGGTTGGCGCCGTCGTCGTAGTGGTCGGTCTGGACACCGATCACCGCACCCGCCGGGGCGTCCACCTTCAAGAACGGGGTGACCTGGAGGTTGGACGGCAGCTTGGCCGAGATCGCCGTGGAACCCTGGCCGGTGCTCGGCAACGACGACGCATTGGTGTAGGACTTCAGACCGGAGTAGCGGAACTGCGGGATCGGCCGCTCCACCAGGGCGTTCCAGGGCGCGGAGCCGACGGCGCCGAAGTCGGTCGGCGCAC belongs to Streptomyces graminofaciens and includes:
- a CDS encoding galactose-binding domain-containing protein, whose protein sequence is MPPVTRRSILSSAIAVALAPTLGSLALPGLASTASAAVSWTAKWIWAPSSSANQWVAFRRSFTLASAPSKAVTQIAADSKYWLWVNGTLVVFEGGLKRGPNRTDTYYDEIDMAPYLTSGSNTVALLVWYFGKQGFSHNSSGKGGLLFQSDMEVGSTTTRLVSDTSWKHTVHPGYSNNTSGTQVNFRLPESNVHYDARAAAVVSGWRSPGFDDSGWSAPTDFGAVGSAPWNALVERPIPQFRYSGLKSYTNASSLPSTGQGSTAISAKLPSNLQVTPFLKVDAPAGAVIGVQTDHYDDGANLTGIEPGTGFNMRATYVCAGGVQEFESLAWMSGTAVRYTIPATVTILELKYRESGYDTDFAGSFSSSDAFLDTLWTKAARTMYVNMRDNYMDCPTRERAQWWGDVVNQLKEGFYTFDTKSHALGEKAIAQLAAWQKSSGALYSPVPSTIWTAELPTQMLASVWSFWTYYLYTGNADAVTVAYPAVKKYLNLWSLDSDGLVNHRAGDWDWEDWGSNIDARVLDNCWYYLALDTAAKLADLSGNSGDVAGWKAQRDSVKANFDRVLWNSSKNEYRSPGYNGDTDDRGNALAVVAGLAPASRHRAVTEVLRTHLNASPYMEFYVLEALYLMGAATVAEERMRNRFAAQVADPACHTLWEVWDKNAGTDNHAWNGGPLYALSAYAAGVRPTKAGWETYEVIPQTGTLTKINTVTPTIEGDIRFGIVRDGTKVTLTLTSPSGTTARVGVPTYGGSQPVIKANDTTVFTGGSSTGGVSGLSYDGKDSSYVYFKVQPGTWTFTATGTGRLDNLALGRTVTSNNSLENSNWGRNRLTDGILTSVSGARGYTSNEFSSADVGANPVWVEIDLGADTDLDAVRLFPRTDTPAAGGGTAGFPVDFTIQTRPDGSSTYTTVRTLTGQSNPTGLVQTYGFRTTTARYVRLQATKLGTPASDESTKYRLQLAELAVPTAATTVTGNYTLENGDWGKTRVLDGTTTSVTGAKGFTSIDFPSADVSDTPVWIEVDLGADRAIGSVTLHPRTDTGGAGGGSAGFPADFTIQTRTDGSSTYTTARTVTGEPNPSGAAQTYTLTSTTGRYLRLTATKLGRPASDESTKYRLQLAEIRIG